Proteins encoded by one window of Massilia sp. NR 4-1:
- a CDS encoding sigma-70 family RNA polymerase sigma factor, which translates to MSPLSCASGAGIAALYADHHGWLLGWLRRRLRNSVDAADLAQDTFIRLLSKDAPPAIQEPRALLTTIAQGMVANLQRRRQLEQAYLQALAVLPEPLAPSPECRAIVLETLLEIDRLLDGLPGKVREAFLLSQLDGMRQGEIAARLGVSLPTVKRYIARALAQCCFAD; encoded by the coding sequence GTGTCACCACTCAGCTGCGCATCCGGCGCCGGCATCGCGGCCCTGTATGCCGACCACCATGGCTGGCTGCTCGGCTGGCTGCGCCGGCGCTTGCGCAACTCCGTCGATGCCGCCGATCTGGCCCAGGACACCTTCATCCGCCTGCTCAGCAAGGATGCGCCGCCGGCGATCCAGGAGCCGCGCGCCCTGCTGACGACCATCGCCCAGGGCATGGTCGCCAATCTGCAGCGCCGCCGCCAGTTGGAACAGGCCTACCTGCAGGCTTTGGCCGTCCTGCCCGAGCCGCTGGCCCCCTCGCCCGAATGCCGCGCCATCGTGCTGGAAACGCTGCTCGAAATCGACCGCCTGCTGGACGGCCTGCCGGGCAAGGTGCGCGAAGCGTTCCTGCTGTCCCAGCTCGATGGCATGCGCCAGGGCGAGATCGCCGCCCGGCTCGGCGTCTCGCTGCCGACCGTGAAACGCTATATCGCGCGGGCGCTGGCCCAGTGCTGCTTCGCCGATTGA